From a single Sphingosinicellaceae bacterium genomic region:
- a CDS encoding sulfotransferase gives MTPEVQALLGNASGLFRAGFVAETIAAYEKLLAREPNLPDSWFNLAISQRRARQPEAALASYQRALDLGISGPEEVHLQRGVIFSDDLGRSDAARAELEAALAIDPDYVPALLNLGNLHEDYGEREPAHQAYEHALALEPELPLALARLAGLATIKGSDDALLGRLRDALSRPDANLVDRADLGFALGAALDRVGDYDAAFGAYQVANRASREFAANAGLRYDREAQARLVDRLIEVFPAKVDRPVGEAGAQSPIFICGMFRSGSTLTEQILARHSRVVAGGELGALPTLVLEHLVPYPESVASVSGEELAMLRDEYLAKVGGRHPAGTVLTDKRPDNFLHIGLIKTLMPDARIVHTTRATLDNCLSVYFLHAAPELAYATALEDIVHYDREHQRLMDHWRAAYPGDIFELDYDRLVADPAATVDALVAFCGLEAEPGMLDRPATPQVVRTASNWQVRQPLYRGSSGRAQHYSRHFAIGATPS, from the coding sequence ATGACCCCTGAAGTCCAGGCGTTGCTCGGCAACGCCTCCGGCCTGTTCCGGGCCGGATTCGTGGCCGAGACGATAGCCGCTTACGAAAAGCTGCTCGCGCGCGAACCGAACCTGCCCGACAGCTGGTTCAATCTCGCCATTTCGCAGCGCCGGGCGCGCCAGCCCGAGGCCGCGTTGGCGTCGTATCAGCGCGCGCTCGACCTCGGCATCAGCGGACCGGAGGAGGTACATCTCCAGCGCGGCGTGATCTTCTCCGATGATCTCGGGCGTAGCGACGCGGCACGCGCTGAACTCGAAGCGGCGCTGGCGATCGATCCAGATTATGTCCCCGCGCTCCTCAACCTCGGCAATCTGCACGAGGATTACGGCGAGCGGGAGCCGGCACACCAGGCCTACGAGCATGCCCTTGCGCTCGAGCCCGAGTTGCCGCTCGCGCTCGCCCGGCTGGCCGGGCTCGCCACGATCAAAGGCTCCGATGACGCCTTGCTGGGGCGGCTGCGCGACGCTCTCTCGCGGCCCGATGCCAACCTTGTCGACCGCGCCGATCTCGGCTTTGCCCTCGGTGCCGCCCTCGACCGGGTCGGCGACTACGACGCGGCGTTTGGCGCCTACCAGGTCGCCAACCGCGCCAGTCGCGAATTCGCTGCCAATGCCGGGCTGCGCTACGACCGGGAGGCCCAGGCACGGCTCGTCGACCGGCTGATCGAGGTCTTTCCCGCCAAGGTCGATCGGCCCGTCGGTGAGGCCGGTGCCCAGTCGCCGATCTTCATCTGCGGGATGTTCCGCTCCGGCTCGACGCTGACCGAGCAGATCCTCGCGCGCCACAGCAGGGTCGTTGCCGGCGGCGAGCTCGGGGCATTGCCGACGCTCGTCCTCGAGCATCTCGTGCCCTATCCGGAATCGGTGGCGAGCGTTTCCGGCGAAGAGTTGGCCATGTTGCGCGACGAGTATCTCGCCAAGGTCGGCGGTCGCCATCCGGCGGGTACCGTCCTGACCGACAAGCGCCCCGACAATTTCCTGCACATCGGCCTGATCAAGACGCTGATGCCCGACGCGCGGATCGTGCACACGACGCGCGCGACGCTCGACAATTGCCTGTCGGTCTATTTCCTGCACGCCGCCCCCGAACTTGCCTACGCTACGGCTCTCGAGGACATCGTCCACTACGACCGCGAGCACCAGCGATTGATGGACCATTGGCGCGCCGCCTATCCCGGCGACATCTTCGAGCTCGATTACGACCGGCTGGTGGCCGACCCGGCCGCAACGGTCGACGCATTGGTCGCATTCTGCGGACTGGAGGCCGAGCCCGGCATGCTCGACCGTCCCGCCACCCCGCAGGTGGTCCGTACCGCCAGCAATTGGCAGGTCCGCCAGCCACTCTACCGAGGTTCCTCAGGGCGCGCGCAGCACTACAGCCGCCACTTCGCTATCGGTGCCACGCCGTCGTGA
- a CDS encoding M23 family metallopeptidase, producing the protein MTQSIAGILLALLVGCAKPVPAGEISLAGHAEQGGLLFGIAPPGTSVLRLGDVPVRLAGDGRFVVGFGRDAPASAILTATLADGRAVTRTVDVEKRTYQVESIPSLHRPTTGPSPEYEAMRAPELAMITGARTGETSETGWTQAFEWPAQGRISGVYGSQRILGGVPSSPHYGVDIAAPAGTPIVAPADGIVRQAGQLFSLEGNLVMIDHGHGLGSAFLHLSRVDVVIGEQVKRGQTIGAIGTTGRSTGPHLHWGMTWHDVKIDPQLLVGAMPGAPEATKP; encoded by the coding sequence GGCCGGGCATGCGGAGCAGGGCGGCCTGCTGTTCGGGATCGCGCCGCCGGGAACGTCCGTGCTCAGGCTGGGGGACGTGCCGGTCCGCCTCGCGGGTGACGGGCGCTTCGTCGTCGGCTTCGGGCGTGATGCCCCCGCGTCGGCAATCCTGACCGCGACGCTCGCCGATGGTCGCGCCGTGACCCGCACCGTCGACGTCGAGAAACGCACCTACCAGGTCGAGTCGATCCCGAGCCTGCACCGCCCCACCACCGGCCCCAGCCCCGAATACGAAGCGATGCGCGCGCCCGAACTCGCCATGATCACCGGCGCTCGCACCGGCGAGACCAGCGAAACCGGCTGGACCCAGGCCTTCGAATGGCCCGCACAGGGCCGGATCAGCGGCGTTTACGGCTCGCAGCGTATCCTCGGCGGTGTGCCGAGCAGCCCGCATTACGGCGTCGACATCGCGGCACCCGCGGGCACGCCGATCGTCGCCCCGGCCGACGGCATCGTGCGCCAGGCCGGGCAGCTGTTCAGCCTCGAGGGCAACCTCGTCATGATCGACCACGGCCACGGCCTCGGCTCGGCATTCCTGCACCTGTCGCGGGTCGACGTCGTCATCGGCGAGCAGGTCAAGCGCGGCCAGACCATCGGCGCGATCGGCACGACAGGCCGTTCGACCGGGCCGCACCTCCATTGGGGCATGACCTGGCACGACGTGAAGATCGACCCCCAATTGCTCGTCGGCGCGATGCCGGGCGCGCCAGAGGCCACTAAACCATGA